Proteins co-encoded in one Chionomys nivalis chromosome 6, mChiNiv1.1, whole genome shotgun sequence genomic window:
- the Sowahb gene encoding ankyrin repeat domain-containing protein SOWAHB, which produces MAGELSQEALLDFLCQAGGRVRNAELLSHFKGFLRDPHVPPGQQQQRRELFKGFVNSVAAVRQDPDGTKYVVLKRRYRDLLGEEGLQRPTPAEGPQRGHRRPRDPAAQKPPAGAATRVDSGGDELAGSSARKATREHHGPKDSPSRRTPGPAAAQTRGRCAAVETRGRCCWECQQNGWGDPEGQPLPGDLEDPAASCQESEFTAPARDDLGPPGWLREGASAERAPVSATPVWPRAAVEAAGSPTSPPALPPLPAPSSEPLELFTAGFPNHSTQQLQQQQQRTREWVARYPQVPEAGNQRPTRAWSVLPDNFLQLSSETAFGVLETRSALPEPELSFHSLLPVVPDESSESWPGNPPPTVFRSIRCQLSLQDLNDFVDQESHGSEESSSGPKESPGTPEEWLQPVLRVSSWGELRDPIEGLSVSSNEGSPSRIRRSLRNRGNAPSSQKVPTVAKNLGDNPQEASPWPAPKFRRSFRRSARSGRSKSSSSSDEEHVDDDLLKRSRRPPRSRKTSRAGALPSPRVDIVLVQKLPDANAVAGQPHTSWVPGRDGSAAMIPHRSPEHRSPLVPLDAREHEWIVKLASGSWPRVEALFWEDPQLALHRDFLTGFTALHWIAKHGDLVALQGLISGAQKAGVALDVNVRSSCGYTPLHLAAIHGHQGVIKLLVQRLASRVNIRDVSGKKPWQYLTGNVTGETWQLLGAPRGKPIFPVYPLVQSSSPARKVKSREVSRNVTRKSSLAARLKTQHNKWKLANQYEKFHTLKEREEYSD; this is translated from the coding sequence ATGGCCGGAGAGCTGAGCCAGGAGGCACTGCTGGACTTTCTGTGCCAGGCCGGGGGTCGAGTGCGTAACGCCGAGCTGTTGAGCCACTTCAAGGGCTTCCTGCGCGACCCTCACGTGCCTCCcggccagcagcagcagcgtcGCGAGCTCTTCAAGGGCTTCGTGAACTCGGTGGCTGCAGTGCGCCAGGACCCCGACGGCACCAAGTACGTGGTGCTCAAGAGGAGGTACAGGGACCTGCTGGGGGAGGAAGGCCTGCAGCGACCCACCCCTGCAGAGGGACCGCAGCGGGGCCACCGCCGCCCGCGTGACCCGGCGGCACAGAAGCCGCCGGCAGGTGCGGCGACCCGAGTGGATTCAGGTGGCGATGAACTAGCGGGCAGCAGCGCGCGGAAGGCGACCCGGGAACATCACGGCCCGAAAGACAGCCCGAGCCGGAGGACACCGGGGCCCGCAGCTGCTCAGACCAGAGGCAGGTGTGCGGCGGTGGAGACGCGGGGTCGCTGCTGCTGGGAATGCCAGCAGAATGGCTGGGGGGACCCTGAGGGACAGCCTCTTCCTGGAGATCTCGAGGACCCAGCGGCCTCCTGCCAGGAGTCAGAGTTCACCGCGCCTGCCCGGGATGACCTCGGACCTCCCGGGTGGCTGCGGGAAGGAGCTTCGGCTGAACGAGCACCGGTGTCTGCGACGCCTGTCTGGCCTCGGGCTGCCGTCGAGGCTGCTGGGAGCCCGACGTCCCCGCCCGCTCTCCCGCCCCTCCCGGCTCCCTCCAGTGAACCGCTGGAGCTGTTTACAGCCGGCTTCCCGAACCATTCAacccagcagctgcagcagcagcagcagcgcacTCGAGAGTGGGTAGCCAGATACCCGCAGGTGCCCGAGGCCGGGAACCAACGACCCACTCGCGCCTGGTCGGTGTTGCCAGACAACTTCCTTCAGCTATCCTCGGAAACCGCCTTTGGGGTCTTGGAGACGCGCTCGGCGCTGCCAGAGCCCGAACTGTCTTTTCATTCCCTCCTGCCTGTGGTTCCTGATGAGTCCTCAGAATCCTGGCCCGGGAACCCCCCACCCACTGTCTTTCGAAGCATTCGTTGTCAGCTGTCCCTCCAGGATTTGAATGACTTTGTGGATCAAGAGAGCCACGGCAGCGAGGAGAGCAGCAGTGGACCCAAAGAGTCTCCTGGAACCCCCGAAGAGTGGCTGCAACCCGTCCTGAGAGTTTCCTCTTGGGGAGAGCTCAGGGATCCTATTGAGGGCCTGTCTGTGTCTTCAAATGAAGGCAGCCCCAGTCGGATCCGGAGGAGCCTCAGGAATAGAGGGAATGCGCCCAGTTCTCAGAAGGTCCCAACAGTGGCTAAAAACCTCGGAGACAACCCTCAAGAGGCTTCGCCCTGGCCAGCCCCCAAGTTCCGGAGATCTTTCAGGAGGAGCGCTCGAAGTGGGAGAAgcaaatcctcctcctcctctgatgAGGAGCATGTTGATGATGACTTGTTGAAAAGAAGCCGGCGCCCACCTCGGTCCAGGAAAACTTCCAGGGCAGGAGCCCTGCCCAGCCCAAGGGTGGATATTGTTTTGGTACAGAAATTGCCAGATGCTAATGCTGTGGCAGGTCAGCCACACACCTCGTGGGTCCCCGGCAGGGATGGATCTGCAGCCATGATACCCCACAGATCTCCTGAGCACAGGTCACCACTTGTCCCCCTAGATGCCAGAGAACATGAATGGATTGTGAAGCTTGCCAGTGGTTCCTGGCCTCGTGTGGAGGCTTTGTTCTGGGAGGACCCGCAGTTGGCTTTGCACAGAGACTTCCTGACGGGGTTCACAGCCTTGCACTGGATAGCAAAGCATGGTGACCTGGTTGCCCTTCAGGGCTTGATTTCTGGAGCCCAGAAGGCAGGGGTTGCGCTCGATGTCAACGTGAGGTCCAGTTGTGGCTATACCCCGCTGCACCTTGCAGCTATTCACGGCCACCAGGGAGTCATCAAATTGCTAGTGCAAAGGTTGGCTTCTCGGGTGAATATCCGGGACGTCAGTGGCAAGAAACCATGGCAGTATCTGACGGGTAATGTCACTGGGGAAACATGGCAGCTCCTGGGTGCGCCCCGGGGCAAACCCATTTTCCCTGTATATCCCTTAGTGCAAAGCTCCTCCCCAGCCAGGAAGGTCAAGAGCCGGGAAGTGTCTAGAAATGTCACCCGGAAGAGTTCCTTGGCTGCTAGACTCAAAACTCAACACAACAAATGGAAATTGGCCAACCAATATGAGAAATTCCACACtctaaaggagagagaagagtacAGTGACTGA